Below is a window of Komagataella phaffii GS115 chromosome 1, complete sequence DNA.
CCATATAGTGGCTTATCTGAGGGCATATTCTTAGTTGAGCATTCCAGGACTATTCCACTCAATTGGTGAAAATAGGGACAAATAAAAGTCCAAAGAGATTGCAAATAAAATGTGTTGGATGTTAAATCACTCTCCATATCACCAAAAACCAACAGTTTCTTCTGAGACTTTCTCATGTTCAGCAAAAACGCTGAAGAATGGTAGACAATAGGCTCCGCTGAATGGTTTTCAATAGTTCCATGCGCAACGGGGAACAATACAAACTCCATATGCTCATTCAGCTTTACCCACGATCGATTGTCAGCATCCAGGCTGCAAAACTCAATGATTGGTTTTGCAACTTCTGAAAGGTCAGGCCAGACATGGTTATTGAAGATAAAGGAATGCAATTGGCCCACAATGAATTTTCCGCCGTATATCTTACGCAATCTGTGGGGATGGACCTCACTGTAGAACATAGGTGCGTTAATTATGAGACCAGCAACGTGGTCCAGGTGACAATGGGTGATTAGATAGGTGGAAATTTGCAAGTTCATGAATGCATCGGCAATCTGCAGGTTCGTACcctttgatttcttttggtaTCGTTGTAGAGAGTTGGGGAAGACAATAGAATCTGTGTTGGAGTGATAGGCAGCCACGGAGGGACAATTGGGGTAAAACGACCCGGAAAAATAGTTTTGCgtgttcaaaaactttgactTGACATCCTTCGCAGACTCGAACTGGTTATAATAATTTAGTATATCATTTAAACCCTTTATGCCCGTTCCAGCATCAATGCAGACATGATCCGTTGGGGAGTCTAATTGTTCCGAGATTCGTCCTATCAAAAGGGAACAGTTTGCACCCTCAACAGGACCTCCACTTGTTCCCAAAATGGTCAATTCAAAGTACTCTGTATTCATTTATACCATGAGGGTATAGGTGCGGTATTGGAGAACGCTGTCATGCTTCCTCTTGGAATTTGATAAGATAATGCTCGCGATCGAACCATGCCTCGAACCGACGGTTAGGGTTTACGATGCCAGGAGAGCCTGGGGAAGAGAAGGGCATTCATTGTAAAAGAGACAAAAAACGCAAAAGATAAGTACTGAAAAGGTTCAAACGACTTTAAAATGCTGGATGGTTTATAGATTATAGTAAATAATAAGTAGTTTCGTTCCATCACAATTGAGGTGCTCCATATCCACGGATATGTTTGGCAAACTCCCATTTCATGTCTTCACAACGAAGTCCTTTGTGTATatcaatctttttcctGCTCTGGCTGATAACAGCAAGAGAGTACTTGTCAATTGAACGGGCATCTCTGTAGAACAACACCTTCATGCAGTTGCGCACCAATTCAAcggcttcttcttctgtcaGTTTGGAAGCATCTTCCTCGGTTTCAACCTTTCTTCTCAACAGGGGGATGGCTAAATGTGCTCCAAACCCAGTGGCAATTGCAGGAGACGAATATGTTACACCTAACAGATCTGCGTATTTGAGGACCAGCTCGTTCGTGGAACTCAAACCTGCCACAATGGTAGAATTCCACAATGGGTCCATCTTAGATCTTCTATTATAAAAGACTCGTGAAAGATATTCATGCACATGTTCTGGTTTTAGGTTAGGCTTCTCCATATCATAGGAGTCTTGAACTTGCAAATCGTCTAGtattctttcaatctgTTGTAAATCACTGATATCTCCGCTGATTCCCACAATAGTGGAATCACCCACTGGAAGAAGACGCTCAATATCCGAAAATCTGGCCAATGATCCATAAGATCCCAAATTGTCGGCAGCAAGCACAATCCCGTCCTGGTACTTTACTGCGATTACTGAAGTTCCTGTTACAATTGGCTGTTGTGTGTTCATTTTAGGAAATTGGCTGTTGTTTGCTGCTGCTATCTGATGGTTGTAAGCACCATATGTGTCGTCGGAGGGTCTTCCCCAATCGTAAGGACCGTGATTCATGGTTAACTTGGTGTTGGTAGGCTGGTGGCTAGAAGTGGCAAAATCAGATAGTCGAGAAATGTTACTGAGGGATGAGACTGGGGCTGTTGAAAATTGCTGTTTTGGGTGTACTTTACTTATCGAACGCAGTGTGAGAGGGACCCATTCTCTCCAGCCCAAGTACGTGAAATGGCCCCAACGTAAGTGTTCTCGGTGTTTGCAAGATCTCAGAGCACCTCTAACCTTCTAGAACAACTTTCATTCAAATTTCCCCGGGAAAAGTTCTTCCACTCCGGATCTTTATAAACCGACTCTCCGTGTATGAGAACCAACAGGTTATCCATGAAACTGCCATAGCTACAGAGAACGTCTTGAACACACCTCAAAGGCCGACTAAGTCTCTGTTGAGACTGGTAAACGCCGTTCATGTGAAGCTGTCGAATAGAGATTTAAGCCGTTTTCTGGAGTTATTCCTGGACACTTTACTGGTAAAGATACTGGATACCCCGTTGGATCTTCtctttgctgaaaaattggaaagcTCCGAACTGGAAGAGTACTTCTTGCCCCAGGATAAGGGAAACATGCTTTTAGAGctaaaaaaagaagaatggGTATGTCATGTTCATTTCGACTCGGAAGAGCTGGCAAAAGTCAGAGATATTGTGAAAAATGGTGGGGATCCGGGCACCAATGGTGCTTTCGAATACACTCAACTGCTAACGCGGTCACAGGAATTGCAAAACCCTCCTGAAATACTGGAAGAGCCCAAAGAGGATTCTGAACTACTGCTCTTAGAGCCACAAGAATCACAAGATACTAAGAAGATGGCAATAAGCACACATTATCTCCCCAACACAATCATAGGCCCACCCGTTGACATCTACATTGTTTCTAAAGGAAAACACggcaaagaaaaaatgtAAAAGATGGTTCAATTAAAATAAACTATagaaaaagtaaaaatACCTTTTTTCACATCACTAAGAGCTTGATTacacttttttttccttctcctcAAGCACCTTAGGCGTTCTGAACCTGTTGCTCCTTTTGCCATTCCTCCTCAGTGAGGTGAAGGTTATCGGTGTCCTCATTGAGACCCTCAACATCCTCGTCGTCGTATTCTCCCTCGACATGTCTGATGGAAAGAGTTGGTCTGACAGCAGCACCTTCCAAAGTCCATGAGGCAAGAGCGTTCTCAGCGTCAATGATGATTTGCTTAGAGGATTCGTATCCGTCGTAGGCAGGTCTAGTTTCACCTGGAGTGACTGGGGAGTCATCCAAAAGCTCTAACAAAGCCTTACCGTAGCCGGCAATCAGGGCCAATTTCTCAGAATGCTCTCTAGTTGAGTCAAAATGGTAGTTGAAGGCAGCCTTCAGCTTCTCTCTGGTGATATTGGACAACTGGGCCTCAGCAACCAGCGATTCGGCTTCAGCACGCACCAACTCCTGCTCCAAGACGACAATCTTTGGGGATTGAGGGTCCTTATACTTCAAGTAGGCAATTTGGTCGGTGATCTTGAGTTTACGGTCTCTAGAAGGCTGGACGGATCCCTCGATGTCACGGATTCCCTTGAGTGTGATTCGGTATTGATCGTATCTGTCGATGAATTGGTCGTCCAATTCTCCGATTTCGTAGATCAAAACACCCAACTTGTCGGTAATGTCACTGACATCGTCGTCGTTCTCAGCACCCCATAGGGAAAGCTGCTTAGCGACGGCTTTACGCTCGTAAGAGGATGATTCGATGGCTCGCATGACGTTCTTCTCCATCTTGACCAGCTGAGccaacttctttgaaagctcTGGTCCAAAAGAACCGGCGGTCTGTCTTCGCAACGTGTTGCTTAGTGAACCCTTGCCGAAGAAACGGTTCTGCTTGGTGCTCGAAGGTGGTGGAGCAGGGGAATTGATCTGCGAAGCAGTTGGGGCTCTGCTGTTTCTCAATGAGTAAGTTCTGTGCATcctttgaagttgtttaACAAAGAGTAAGAAACGAAGTGTTGGAGTTGTGCTGGAAGGAAAGGGATGCTGGAAAAGCAACTCACAACTTGATAGTGGGAGATATGGCGCGCTTGAAGCTTGCTTTTTATGCCTATGCTAGTTATTTTTCCCCGCAAAAATGGGTTTTTTGTATTTGTTGTTCTGAATTGCCTGTTTCGAACATGCAGACTTGCCTAAAATAGAAAATAGAATCCTGTTGCCAGAAGAACGGTGAAAAAGATAGTCCAAACTACTACCTAGTTGGGAGAGGCTGAAACAAGCTTGATTGTGTGTCAGATAACATCCTCTTCTCAGCCGTTCTGATCGTAATAACGCCTACTCTTTTTCTGGCTCAAAATAAATAGTAGAATCAAGGACGAAAAGTAGTAAAAGTGATGATCCACTTCAAATGACGCTGGTATCGCTTGAGCCCGACATGAAACTGTTCATGAGAGTAGTCTAATTGATTAAGTTCAGTGAAATTTCAAACCGCTATACACAACAGGACAACTTTGAGTTTAGAAAAATCCGATGTAGTGTAACGGCTAGCACGGTCCGCTTTCACCGGGCAGACCCGGGTTCGACTCCCGGCATCGGAGTTTATTTTTCCATTTCGTTCTTTAGAGTATTCTCCTCAGCATGCCCCCCtgaatttttccttttttcCATGTGTCCCATTTTTCCACTTTTTTTACAGTTTTCCTCGTGATGTTAATTGGCTACACAAAAGCTGCCACACGAAACCTTAATCACGAAAAACTATACAGCCTTCACTAATCCGTAGCCCCATAATATGTTGTCCACGTGCTGTTGGGTACTACCTGTAGACTCTCATACCCCACTCCGtctttctccaacaatTAACGCAGTACCGAGATTTATCAGCAGACTCAAATTGGGCAAACTCTGTATTTTTCCTTGCCCGCATAATTTATGGGTCTCAGGCCTCCACGTTTCCTGTTTACTTGAAGAATATTGGCTGCGGAAAAAGTGGTAAGGACAACCCCCTTTTAATTGGATCCAGTTTTTCCGAAATGTTCCGATCCGTACGTCATCTCCGAAGCCGTACATTTTCACTCAATCTACGTAGCTTTGGACTCAGCGCTCCTGGAATTGCCAGGACAGTTTACTTGAGTTGATATTCCCTTGTAGATTGTGtgcttctttttccaaaatttgaGGCTTCGTTTGAAAAGTGGAATCTGGTCGCTAGATCACTTCATGCCTATTTTTCACGGAAAAATAAGTGGTACTATGCACCCCTTAAACCTAAAGAAAAACGGAAAAATTACCCCAAAACCTGGTGATGTTTTTCGCccctttctttttatccgagtttttcttttttcttgtctGCCAAATTCCTCTCCTGACCTTAGCGTCCCCGGAAAAAATTAACTACTTAAGGACCGAATGAGCCCCAGCTTTTCCCCTTCTCTTCATTATTCCCCATAATATAATATGAGTTCAACAGATATCCAAGGTGATCAAGGTGACAATGAAAAGATATACGCCATTGAGAGCAGTCCCTCCAATGAGCAAATAAAAGATATTCATGAGGCTCCGGCCGACAACAAAAGTGAACTAGACATCCCAGTCAAACCCAAGGGTTCCTATATCTTGGTGTCTGTGTTATGTCTTCTAGTCGCATTCGGTGGTTTCGTGTTCGGTTGGGATACCGGTACCATCTCAGGTTTCGTTAACATGTCTGACTTTACGAGACGTTTCGGACAGTTTAACGGTGAAACGTATTACCTTTCTAAAGTGAGAGTTGGTTTAATTGTTTCTATTTTCAACATTGGTTGTGCTATCGGAGGTGTCACTCTAGGTAAACTTGGTGACATTTGGGGTAGAAAGAAGGCTTTGATGTTCGTCATGGTCATCTATATGGTCGGTATTTTGATTCAAATTGCTTCCATTGACAAATGGTACCAGTATTTCATTGGAAGAATTATTGCAGGTCTGGCCGTCGGTGCAGTTTCCGTTTTATCCCCCATGTTCATCAGTGAGACTTCTCCTAAACACATCAGAGGTTCCTTAGTCTCCTGCTACCAATTAATGATTACAGCCGGTATTTTCTTGGGTTACTGTACCACTTACGGAACCAAGACTTACACCGACTCCACCCAATGGAGAGTTCCTTTGGGATTGTGTTTCGCTTGGGCCATTCTGATGATTGTTGGTATGACCTTCATGCCAGAGTCCCCACGTTTCTTGGTTGAGGTTAACAGAGTCGACGAGGCTATGAAGTCCATTGCCAGAGTTAACAAGGTCTCTATCGACGATCCATCTGTCTACAATGAGATGAGACTTATTTCTGACGGTATtgagaaggagaaggagGCTGGTAGCGTTTCTTGGGGTGAACTGTTCACTGGTAAGCCAAAGATTTTCTACCGTCTATTGATTGGTATTTTCATGCAATCTTTGCAACAATTGACCGGTAACAACTATTTCTTCTACTACGGAACTACCATTTTCAAGGCTGTCGGATTGGACgattctttccaaacttcTATCATTCTTGGTGTTGTCAATTTTGCTTCCACATTCCTAGGTATCTACACCATGGATAAATTTggtagaagaagaacacTTTTAGGAGGTTCTGGAGCCATGGTTGTTTGTTTGGTCATTTTCAGTTCCGTTGGTGTCAAGTCTCTTTATGAGAACGGTAAGGATGATCCATCCAAACCAGCAGGTAACGCCATGATTGTCTTCACCTGTctgttcattttcttctttgcaTGTACCTGGGCTCCAGGTGTTTTCGTCGTTGTGTCTGAAACCTACCCACTTAGAATTAGATCCAAGGGTATGGCCATCGCTCAAGGTTCCAATTGGCTTTGGGGTTTCCTCATTGCCTTCTTCACTCCATTTATCTCAGGTGCCATTGATTTCGCCTACGGTTACGTCTTTATGGGATGTACTCTGTTCgccttcttctttgtgTACTTCTTCGTTCCTGAAACCAAGGGTCTGTCGCTGGAAGACGTTGATGAAGTCTATGAGAACCTTACCTTCGGAAGAGCATATGCATACAGCCACACGATTAAAGACAA
It encodes the following:
- a CDS encoding Beta 7 subunit of the 20S proteasome, with product MNHGPYDWGRPSDDTYGAYNHQIAAANNSQFPKMNTQQPIVTGTSVIAVKYQDGIVLAADNLGSYGSLARFSDIERLLPVGDSTIVGISGDISDLQQIERILDDLQVQDSYDMEKPNLKPEHVHEYLSRVFYNRRSKMDPLWNSTIVAGLSSTNELVLKYADLLGVTYSSPAIATGFGAHLAIPLLRRKVETEEDASKLTEEEAVELVRNCMKVLFYRDARSIDKYSLAVISQSRKKIDIHKGLRCEDMKWEFAKHIRGYGAPQL
- a CDS encoding Low-affinity cyclic AMP phosphodiesterase yields the protein MNTEYFELTILGTSGGPVEGANCSLLIGRISEQLDSPTDHVCIDAGTGIKGLNDILNYYNQFESAKDVKSKFLNTQNYFSGSFYPNCPSVAAYHSNTDSIVFPNSLQRYQKKSKGTNLQIADAFMNLQISTYLITHCHLDHVAGLIINAPMFYSEVHPHRLRKIYGGKFIVGQLHSFIFNNHVWPDLSEVAKPIIEFCSLDADNRSWVKLNEHMEFVLFPVAHGTIENHSAEPIVYHSSAFLLNMRKSQKKLLVFGDMESDLTSNTFYLQSLWTFICPYFHQLSGIVLECSTKNMPSDKPLYGHLTPHYVISEMIRFQEIIQKYNPELTLKGLNLVITHVKETMTEDDPRISILEQLELLNDKHKLGLVFSIALPGVSYKF
- a CDS encoding High-affinity glucose transporter of the major facilitator superfamily, which codes for MSSTDIQGDQGDNEKIYAIESSPSNEQIKDIHEAPADNKSELDIPVKPKGSYILVSVLCLLVAFGGFVFGWDTGTISGFVNMSDFTRRFGQFNGETYYLSKVRVGLIVSIFNIGCAIGGVTLGKLGDIWGRKKALMFVMVIYMVGILIQIASIDKWYQYFIGRIIAGLAVGAVSVLSPMFISETSPKHIRGSLVSCYQLMITAGIFLGYCTTYGTKTYTDSTQWRVPLGLCFAWAILMIVGMTFMPESPRFLVEVNRVDEAMKSIARVNKVSIDDPSVYNEMRLISDGIEKEKEAGSVSWGELFTGKPKIFYRLLIGIFMQSLQQLTGNNYFFYYGTTIFKAVGLDDSFQTSIILGVVNFASTFLGIYTMDKFGRRRTLLGGSGAMVVCLVIFSSVGVKSLYENGKDDPSKPAGNAMIVFTCLFIFFFACTWAPGVFVVVSETYPLRIRSKGMAIAQGSNWLWGFLIAFFTPFISGAIDFAYGYVFMGCTLFAFFFVYFFVPETKGLSLEDVDEVYENLTFGRAYAYSHTIKDKGAL